One region of Limnospira fusiformis SAG 85.79 genomic DNA includes:
- a CDS encoding EAL domain-containing protein, translating into MAGQHQKAREYQFTDPKGQSDRHYREFSSESEKVSPTPPEIMSMLVQSLPQPVMVSDHDGTIIHCNTALLEIWQGSRESLIGHKESFIYTSINHYQQIREQFDQGNAIDSVEIQIRLSDRRTTWVCLSMRSLPLIPEPVVLTIFSDTNSHIRRPNQNQLDNEASYQAAVAKFGQIALTSPDLDSLMGKLITQVKETLKINRCMVLELLPNHQAFLLRSGIGWRPGLVGSAQITASPNSQAGYTLQQGEAVIVEDLRVETRFPGTPLLHNHKIVSGLSVIIPGPKGANSKPWGVLSVHTRRVHQFTLNDVHFLEAIAHILATAIERQRADERLKLMERAINSSRNGIIITDATESDNRVIFANSGFEKITGYSRHQVIGRNCRFLQGRDSDPKALAELRSAIEEGRECNIELKKYRPDGSSFWNELSISPVYNNQGFLTNFIGIQTDISDRKQAEANLLSKSEALAQFSSKLKQLHRITTRLYPSLEARFEDYLQTGCELLQMSTGLIGKISAGVYSLEFVYPHSDLFTIGQTANIADTFCAKPYHTQETVTQTQAGLDPEWSQVQAYQTLTLESYIGTPIWVGDRIYGVLSFVHQPQRTVPFKSEDREIIELMAQGLGDFLAAQEIEQRQREAEQALRESEERYRMLVELSPDTIAIYCDDQIVYINRAGVELLGAKQPEDIIGRSIYDFVDYDQTTVILNQELTGEAKQQSATLFEQQLIRLDAAIIDVEIAGIPTNYHGRDAIQIIIRDISDRKQAQAQLLHAAFYDPLTELPNRSLFNQKLSEALRRSKEDSNYQFAVLFLDLDRFKVVNDSLGHVIGDFLLIEIAHRLEICVTSPGDTIARLGGDEFTILMDHISDPKQALELAEKIHRELSQPFYIEGHEIFTTASIGIVPSRGCTFKKGAETDNYHCLLYNNPEDFLRDADIAMYHAKERGKARSEVFDLSMHTQTLALLQLETDLRKAIFGSAQLNVALNHISSSESNPLASAISDVSVIPSQLPSLNDFIIHYQPIVCLITGRIVGFEALVRWRHPRRGLVSPAEFIPVAEETGLIVPLGAWVLEESCRQLSSWKQQLKNWERSPQSVSSHLTISVNLSGKQLNQLNLIQQIDAILARTNCDPKSLKLEITESMLVENFQTALIVLAQLKARKIHLAIDDFGTGYSSLSYLHQLPLKSLKIDQSFVQRLEEEPSNYIDQYSQPQQIIKAIISLAHNLGLEVTAEGIETRQQMQFLHNLGCDYGQGYLFSKPLPAEEATQLMLNSAIAYSSEKSRFFYG; encoded by the coding sequence TCTATGCGATCGCTACCCTTAATCCCTGAACCGGTAGTTCTAACAATTTTCTCAGACACCAACAGCCATATTCGCCGCCCCAACCAAAACCAGCTAGACAATGAAGCTAGTTATCAAGCGGCGGTCGCCAAATTTGGACAAATTGCTCTCACCAGCCCTGACCTTGACTCTCTGATGGGGAAATTGATTACTCAGGTCAAGGAAACCTTAAAAATTAATCGCTGCATGGTTTTGGAACTACTACCCAATCATCAGGCTTTTTTACTACGTTCGGGTATTGGTTGGCGACCAGGGCTAGTGGGGTCGGCTCAAATTACTGCCTCTCCTAATTCCCAGGCAGGTTACACCCTCCAACAGGGTGAAGCAGTAATCGTTGAAGATCTGCGAGTAGAAACTCGTTTCCCAGGAACTCCTCTGCTACACAACCACAAAATTGTCAGCGGTTTAAGTGTGATTATTCCCGGACCAAAAGGGGCTAACTCCAAGCCTTGGGGGGTGTTGAGTGTACATACGCGACGAGTGCATCAATTTACCTTAAATGATGTACATTTTTTGGAGGCGATCGCTCACATTCTCGCTACGGCGATCGAGAGACAGCGGGCTGATGAACGACTCAAGTTGATGGAAAGAGCCATCAATAGCAGTCGCAATGGCATTATTATCACCGACGCTACTGAGTCGGACAACCGGGTGATTTTTGCGAACTCAGGCTTTGAGAAAATTACCGGATATTCTCGCCATCAAGTCATTGGTCGAAATTGTCGATTTCTTCAGGGTCGAGACAGTGACCCCAAAGCCTTGGCGGAGTTACGAAGCGCCATTGAAGAAGGGAGGGAATGTAATATTGAATTAAAAAAATATCGCCCAGACGGTAGCAGTTTTTGGAATGAATTATCAATTTCTCCGGTCTACAATAACCAAGGCTTTCTCACCAATTTTATCGGTATTCAAACCGATATTAGCGATCGCAAACAGGCGGAAGCTAACCTCTTATCCAAATCCGAAGCCCTGGCGCAGTTTAGCAGCAAACTTAAACAACTACATCGCATTACTACCCGTCTTTATCCTAGCCTAGAAGCCAGGTTTGAAGACTATCTACAGACCGGGTGTGAATTGCTGCAAATGTCAACAGGTTTAATTGGTAAAATCTCCGCCGGAGTCTATAGCTTAGAATTTGTTTATCCTCACTCCGACTTATTTACCATCGGTCAAACTGCGAACATCGCCGACACCTTTTGTGCTAAACCATATCACACTCAGGAAACCGTTACCCAAACCCAAGCCGGTCTTGACCCGGAATGGAGTCAAGTCCAAGCCTACCAGACACTTACATTAGAATCTTATATCGGTACTCCCATTTGGGTAGGCGATCGCATTTATGGCGTACTGAGTTTTGTTCACCAACCACAGAGAACCGTACCCTTTAAATCAGAAGATCGCGAAATTATTGAATTGATGGCACAGGGTTTAGGAGACTTCCTCGCCGCCCAAGAAATTGAACAGCGACAACGAGAGGCTGAACAAGCCTTGCGAGAAAGTGAAGAACGTTATCGGATGTTAGTAGAACTTTCCCCCGACACCATTGCTATTTACTGCGATGACCAAATTGTTTATATTAACCGTGCCGGGGTAGAATTGTTGGGGGCTAAACAACCCGAAGATATTATTGGTCGTTCCATTTATGATTTTGTGGATTATGATCAGACCACAGTCATTCTCAACCAAGAATTAACTGGAGAAGCCAAACAGCAATCGGCGACGCTTTTTGAACAACAATTAATCCGCTTAGATGCCGCAATTATTGACGTGGAAATTGCCGGCATTCCCACTAATTATCATGGTCGCGATGCCATTCAAATCATTATCCGCGATATTAGCGATCGCAAACAAGCCCAAGCCCAACTACTCCACGCCGCCTTTTATGACCCTTTAACCGAACTACCTAACCGCAGTTTATTCAACCAAAAACTCTCCGAAGCCTTACGGCGTTCTAAAGAGGACTCGAATTATCAATTTGCGGTTCTCTTTTTAGATCTAGATCGGTTCAAAGTTGTTAACGACAGTTTAGGTCATGTTATCGGTGATTTCTTGCTCATAGAAATTGCTCATCGCTTAGAAATATGTGTTACCAGCCCTGGGGATACCATCGCCAGATTAGGGGGGGATGAGTTTACCATTTTGATGGATCACATTTCCGACCCCAAACAAGCACTAGAATTAGCCGAAAAAATTCATCGGGAACTCAGCCAGCCCTTCTATATCGAAGGTCACGAAATTTTTACCACTGCTAGTATTGGTATTGTACCCAGTCGCGGATGCACCTTTAAAAAAGGAGCAGAGACCGACAACTACCACTGTTTATTATACAACAACCCCGAAGATTTTCTCCGAGATGCAGATATCGCCATGTATCATGCTAAAGAACGAGGAAAGGCGCGATCAGAAGTTTTTGATTTATCAATGCACACCCAAACCCTCGCCCTTCTGCAATTAGAAACTGATTTGCGTAAAGCCATATTTGGATCTGCTCAACTCAATGTTGCACTCAATCACATCTCTAGCTCTGAGTCCAACCCGTTAGCCTCAGCCATCTCTGATGTATCTGTCATACCTAGTCAACTCCCAAGTTTAAATGACTTTATCATTCACTATCAGCCAATTGTCTGTTTAATTACTGGTAGGATAGTCGGTTTTGAAGCCTTGGTGCGATGGAGACATCCCCGCCGAGGATTAGTGTCACCTGCTGAATTTATCCCCGTAGCGGAAGAGACGGGATTAATTGTTCCTTTAGGCGCTTGGGTCCTGGAAGAATCATGCCGTCAGCTTAGTAGTTGGAAACAACAACTTAAAAACTGGGAGAGGTCTCCGCAATCAGTCTCTTCTCACTTAACCATTAGTGTCAATTTGTCTGGGAAACAACTCAATCAGCTTAATTTGATACAACAAATTGATGCTATCTTAGCCAGAACTAATTGCGACCCGAAAAGCCTCAAGCTGGAAATTACCGAAAGTATGTTAGTTGAGAACTTCCAGACCGCTTTGATTGTTTTAGCACAACTAAAAGCACGCAAAATTCACCTAGCCATTGATGATTTTGGGACGGGATACTCCTCTTTGAGTTATCTGCATCAATTACCCCTCAAAAGTTTGAAAATCGACCAATCCTTTGTACAGCGATTGGAGGAAGAACCCAGCAATTATATCGATCAATACAGCCAACCTCAACAAATTATCAAGGCGATTATTTCCCTGGCTCATAACTTGGGGCTGGAAGTTACCGCAGAAGGTATTGAGACTCGACAACAGATGCAGTTTTTGCACAATCTTGGCTGTGATTATGGTCAGGGTTATTTGTTTTCTAAACCTTTACCTGCTGAAGAAGCTACTCAATTAATGCTTAACTCTGCGATCGCATATTCTAGCGAAAAATCGCGCTTCTTTTACGGTTAA